In Bombus affinis isolate iyBomAffi1 chromosome 11, iyBomAffi1.2, whole genome shotgun sequence, one genomic interval encodes:
- the LOC126922215 gene encoding uncharacterized protein LOC126922215 isoform X4, translating to MLIYDVLHKETVYQSIVCDLRNYGVKYRFKKNMFKTERSEGKRILKKVFKTSLLYQPLDVVNLSSGAIVHVPVFVSHASTFLEKYITQEGLFRKAGSQLRQKELIIRLDNGGSLGEKHHAIDVANCLKTFFRDLPEPLIPYTYHDLFVHCVMLKTYCVQALLLACILLPPHHLNTLAFFMEFLKKVAQYEKQNKMGIDNLAKVIGPNIMPLQETTMSAVQMRLELHLIVVKILIENAESIGILPDHITQAISMETIGSTDNELDVSDHLRSKFKKKKHRSGSLTRKPHLSASNLNLRMFNGLKKIVGKNAASEDSNTCDSQRISENANSVHILNTKPTKKRKVDYIDPPSTKKKRVADKADKSKKIRLSLDRFVPRKPKTVDESTESCKNTFDTQAERRWSSVCDSCGDSQRTYRAYSDSSSHLKLILKDSEVSNDLHREYNNMFGDADVNLSDDSDEQALLTKDDIKSSKWHTQLNSSSEELKDLVTSVDNQSEEYVTIPKSEYEEIKNRVLAIESRLSQEFKCINNGNGEENDDLLLHSVKKVQTAYERTLEEASIESTVTTDYLAKKLGKELKIRRSDEHKIIRSPSARKIGSLRRRSQEKVISKRVRRTASWHISRGSDLQSQSDQDLSNAYSHNEKTFSLNYTKDDADLRPISTSLWEKGDNIILNNVCDEFKNSNVYTKKHNQNSFQSMKDRTITTVRRVSSFHGDELTNTATYSDSKVEKLKKTNSQQNMILNSTPVGKLIPKSEEKKKAVISWKDADGYFGSTNQTKSPITQTGRASIAKLRTQNAGMVLAKAKLFDECTAKVHSQNTTINKKNGLLSTEDDQCMNDIKQNCERTELCRKSNKNVKSRNSKLILKHSPSRTMMETENKEKDIEMCYCISKDFMTCNTATHQKENKAVKTSPSMQNVPVDMISQNSRLSIYKVDNNVLCKTPHIKKPLTVKTPKSGKALVRRPLVDSRRTPLKAVGQLGTPKYQSPKSILKTPRNISRHS from the exons CTTTATTGTACCAACCATTGGATGTCGTGAATTTATCTTCTGGTGCCATTGTGCATGTGCCTGTTTTTGTGAGCCATGCATCCACATTTTTAGAAAAGTATATCACTCAGGAAGGATTATTCAGAAAAGCAGGATCACAACTTAGACAAAAGGAATTAATAATTCGTTTAGATAATGGTGGCAGTTTAGGGGAAAAACATCATGCCATTGATGTAGCTAATTGTTTAAAAACATTCTTCAGAGACTTACCAGAACCATTGATTCCATATACGTACCACGATTTATTTGTACATTGTGTCATGCTTAAAACTTATTGTGTACAAGCATTGTTATTAGCTTGTATTCTTTTACCACCACATCATCTAAATACTCTGGCATTTTTTatggaatttttaaagaaagtaGCACAATAtgagaaacaaaataaaatgggcATTGATAATTTAGCAAAAGTTATTGGTCCAAATATAATGCCTCTGCAAGAAACCACTATGTCTGCTGTGCAAATGCGTCTTGAATTACATTTAATTGTTGTTAAG ATTTTAATTGAAAATGCAGAAAGTATTGGTATTTTACCAGATCATATAACACAAGCTATTTCTATGGAAACAATTGGCAGTACAGATAATGAGTTAGATGTATCTGATCATCTGCGTTCAAAAttcaaaaaaaagaaacatcgcAGTGGAAGTCTTACACGTAAGCCACATCTAAGTGCCTCCAACCTCAATCTAA gAATGTTTAATGGTCTAAAAAAGATTGTTGGCAAAAATGCTGCATCTGAAGATAGTAACACATGTGATAGTCAAAGGATATCTGAAAATGCTAATTCAGTACATATATTAAATACTAAGCCCACAAAAAAAAGGAAAGTTGATTATATAGATCCACCAAGTACAAAGAAGAA AAGAGTTGCAGATAAAGCAGATAAATCTAAAAAGATTAGGCTTAGTTTGGATCGTTTTGTACCGAGAAAGCCA aAAACTGTTGATGAAAGTACAGAATCATGTAAGAATACTTTTGATACTCAGGCAGAACGTCGTTGGAGTTCTGTTTGTGACTCATGTGGTGACTCACAAAGAACATACAGAGCATATAGTGATAGTTCATCACATttgaaattaattctaaaaGACAGTGAAGTATCAAACGACCTTCACAGAGAGTATAATAATATGTTTGGTGATGCAGATGTTAATTTATCAGATGATAGTGACGAGCAGGCCTTGTTAACAAAGGATGATATTAAATCTAGTAAATGGCACACACAGTTGAATTCAAGTTCGGAAGAATTAAAAGATCTAG TCACATCTGTAGATAATCAGTCAGAGGAATACGTTACGATACCTAAAAGCGAAtatgaagaaataaaaaatagagtTTTAGCAATTGAATCTCGTCTTTCTCAAGAAttcaaatgtataaataatggaAATGGTGAGGAGAATGATGATTTATTATTGCATTCTGTGAAAAAAGTACAAACTGCGTATGAAAGGACATTGGAAGAAGCTAGTATTGAAAGTACAGTAACAACAGACTACTTAGCTAAAAAACTTGGTAAAGAACTTAAAATTAGAAGATCAGATGAACACAAAATCATCAGGTCTCCAAGCGCTCGAAAAATAGGAAGTTTAAGAAGGAGATCACAAGAAAAAGTGATAAG CAAACGTGTTAGACGAACTGCTTCGTGGCACATTTCTCGTGGATCAGATTTGCAATCACAGTCTGATCAAGATTTGAGCAATGCTTACTCCCATAATGAAAAAACATTTTCACTGAATTATACAAAAGACGATGCTGACTTACGACCTATATCTACTTCCCTTTGGGAAAAAGgagataatataatattaaataatgtaTGCGATgagtttaaaaattcaaatgtaTATACAAAAAAGCACAATCAGAATTCTTTTCAATCGATGAAAGATCGAACAATCACGACGGTACGTCGAGTATCGTCTTTTCATGGTGATGAACTTACAAATACGGCCACGTATTCCGATAGCAAGGTTGAAAAACTGAAGAAGACGAATAGTCAACAAAATATGATTTTAAACAGTACACCTGTAGGTAAACTGATTCCGAAAtctgaagagaaaaagaaagctgTTATATCCTGGAAGGATGCAGATGGATATTTTGGATCAACAAACCAAACAAAATCTCCAATTACTCAAACTGGTCGTGCGTCTATTGCAAAATTAAGAACTCAGAATGCAGGAATGGTACTAGCTAAAGCTAAATTATTTGATGAGTGCACGGCAAAAGTACACTCTCAAAACACTACTATAAACAAAAAAAACGGTCTACTTAGTACAGAGGATGATCAGTGCATGAATGATATAAAACAGAATTGTGAACGGACAGAATTGTGtcgaaaatcaaataaaaatgtaaaaagtagAAATTCAAAATTGATATTGAAACATTCTCCTTCTCGTACTATGATGGAAACCGAAAATAAGGAAAAGGATATTGAAATGTGTTATTGTATTTCCAAAGACTTTATGACATGTAATACAGCCACTCATCAAAAAGAAAATAAGGCTGTTAAAACATCACCTTCAATGCAAAATGTACCTGTGGATATGATATCACAGAATTCAAGACTAAGTATCTATAAAGTTGATAATAACGTGCTATGTAAGACTCCGCATATTAAGAAGCCATTAACTGTAAAAACACCTAAAAGTGGCAAAGCATTAGTAAGAAGACCTCTAGTGGATTCTCGTAGGACGCCCCTAAAGGCTGTTGGTCAATTAGGAACTCCAAAGTATCAGAGTCCTAAAAGTATTTTAAAGACGCCAAGAAATATCAGTAGACACTCTTAA